In Phlebotomus papatasi isolate M1 chromosome 1, Ppap_2.1, whole genome shotgun sequence, the following proteins share a genomic window:
- the LOC129809763 gene encoding 60S acidic ribosomal protein P2 yields MRYVAAYLLAVLGGNENPSTKDLEKILSSVGVEVDAERVKKVVSELNGKSINELIEQGREKLSSMPAGGGAVAAAAGPAATAPAAAAEEKKEEKKKEESESEDDDMGFGLFE; encoded by the exons ATGCGTTACGTGGCCGCATACCTTCTCGCTGTGTTGGGTGGCAATGAAAATCCCTCCACCAAGGATCTGGAGAAGATTCTGAGCTCCGTGGGTGTTGAGGTAGACGCTGAGCGTGTTAAAAAAGTCGTGTCAGAGCTCAATGGCAAGAGCATCAATGAGCTGATTGAGCAGG GACGTGAGAAGCTCTCGTCGATGCCCGCAGGAGGTGgtgctgttgctgctgctgctggtCCAGCTGCCACTGCTCCTGCAGCTGCTGCCGAAGAGAAGAAAG aagagaAAAAGAAGGAAGAATCCGAGTCTGAGGACGACGATATGGGCTTCGGGCTGTTTGAGTAG